One Pseudoclavibacter endophyticus DNA window includes the following coding sequences:
- a CDS encoding ABC transporter substrate-binding protein, giving the protein MSFTRKRLATAAAAVALAGLVAGCSGGGGGGADQTLDPANPVAITVGTLPAGDYAPLYIAEQEGYFEEEGLDVTIEIIAGGAVGMTQLYSGDLDFSSATWTNVLLANSQGFDIQVVREGTDSNKEGINGLIVQADGPIEEVEDLRGETLSVNTLGSATELQIRDCLATEGLEPGDYELVEVAFPDAAAAVSQGRIAAGFVPEPFITIGSDQGLEPLFYASTCNDVQRTLPLINWTTSESYANDNPAVVAAFKRAMDRATELAIEDPQVVVDILPTFTTLTPELAEQIVHPSFVEDGTPNLDAAQITMDLMIQYGLITEPLDDLAQYAWTPPSE; this is encoded by the coding sequence ATGTCGTTCACCAGGAAGCGCCTCGCGACCGCCGCGGCCGCAGTGGCCCTCGCAGGACTCGTCGCCGGTTGTTCCGGCGGAGGGGGTGGCGGCGCCGATCAGACGCTCGATCCCGCCAACCCTGTCGCGATCACGGTGGGCACCCTCCCCGCCGGTGACTACGCGCCGCTCTACATCGCCGAGCAGGAGGGCTACTTCGAGGAGGAGGGTCTCGACGTCACCATCGAGATCATCGCGGGTGGCGCCGTCGGCATGACGCAGTTGTACTCGGGCGACCTCGACTTCAGCTCGGCGACCTGGACGAACGTGCTGCTGGCCAACTCGCAGGGTTTCGACATCCAGGTCGTGCGCGAGGGCACCGACTCGAACAAGGAGGGCATCAACGGCCTCATCGTGCAGGCCGACGGCCCGATCGAAGAGGTGGAGGACCTCCGCGGCGAGACCCTCTCGGTCAACACCCTCGGGTCGGCGACCGAGCTGCAGATCCGCGACTGCCTCGCCACCGAAGGTCTCGAGCCCGGCGACTACGAGCTCGTCGAGGTCGCGTTCCCCGACGCAGCCGCGGCCGTCAGCCAGGGCCGCATCGCGGCCGGCTTCGTGCCGGAGCCGTTCATCACGATCGGCTCCGACCAGGGCCTCGAGCCACTCTTCTACGCGTCGACGTGCAACGACGTGCAGCGCACCCTGCCGCTCATCAACTGGACGACTTCGGAGAGCTACGCGAACGACAACCCCGCCGTCGTCGCCGCGTTCAAGCGGGCGATGGATCGCGCGACCGAGCTCGCGATCGAAGACCCGCAGGTCGTCGTCGACATCCTGCCGACCTTCACGACGCTCACGCCCGAGCTCGCCGAGCAGATCGTGCATCCGAGCTTCGTCGAAGACGGCACGCCGAACCTCGACGCCGCGCAGATCACGATGGATCTGATGATCCAGTACGGCCTGATCACCGAGCCGCTCGACGACCTCGCGCAGTACGCCTGGACACCGCCGAGCGAGTAG
- a CDS encoding MFS transporter yields MPPTNRPTWPVLALVTAGMGAGPLLNFGLASTSSLVIATFGLTTAQFGLILTVVFASAAVVSLALGWLADRLAPPAQWGILFGGAAIALGLAGLAPTYGFLLATAVFSGVSQAMSNPTTNRAVTALAPPAKRIGWIGVKQSGVQVGQLFAGLAFPGLALWLGWTGAALAVSALCIAMLVAALTVIPDWTKGTSGVTETSPTPTANDVPGTEPATSTVAPSPRMVWLIVGMLAALSFLSAFGLMSTNSYLSLFAVQQFDYPLVLGGLLVAMGGLIGVASRIWWAQALVRGAGAGPLLVIMSLGSIAAAVCFTVSALAHVDALIWLGVALHGISVLGANVVINASVIKVAGRRRLGLATGVTSTGLYAGFATGPVLAGAVIDSDVGFTGGWAVIGAAYVVCLGVALVFSRMTRHLRPPRRR; encoded by the coding sequence GTGCCGCCGACCAACCGCCCTACCTGGCCCGTCCTCGCGCTCGTGACCGCGGGCATGGGCGCCGGGCCGCTGCTGAACTTCGGCCTCGCGAGCACGAGCTCCCTCGTGATCGCGACGTTCGGGCTGACCACGGCGCAGTTCGGGCTCATTCTCACGGTCGTGTTCGCCTCGGCTGCAGTTGTCAGCCTCGCTCTCGGCTGGCTCGCCGACCGTCTTGCGCCGCCCGCCCAGTGGGGCATCCTCTTCGGTGGCGCCGCAATCGCGCTCGGGCTCGCGGGGCTCGCGCCGACCTACGGGTTCCTGCTCGCGACGGCCGTGTTCTCCGGGGTCTCGCAGGCGATGTCCAACCCGACCACGAATCGGGCCGTGACGGCGCTCGCTCCGCCGGCGAAACGCATCGGCTGGATCGGCGTGAAGCAGTCCGGGGTGCAGGTTGGCCAGCTGTTCGCGGGGCTGGCCTTCCCCGGCCTCGCTCTCTGGCTGGGCTGGACCGGCGCCGCCCTCGCGGTCTCGGCGCTCTGCATCGCCATGCTGGTCGCCGCGCTCACGGTGATTCCCGACTGGACGAAGGGGACATCCGGCGTGACCGAGACGTCCCCGACACCGACGGCCAACGACGTCCCGGGAACGGAACCGGCGACATCGACCGTCGCCCCATCGCCCCGTATGGTGTGGCTCATCGTCGGGATGCTCGCGGCCCTGTCGTTCCTGTCGGCGTTCGGCCTCATGTCGACGAACAGCTACCTGTCGCTGTTCGCCGTGCAGCAGTTCGACTATCCGCTCGTACTCGGGGGGCTGCTCGTCGCGATGGGCGGGCTGATCGGCGTCGCGAGCCGCATCTGGTGGGCGCAGGCGCTTGTGCGGGGCGCCGGTGCGGGTCCCCTGCTCGTCATCATGTCGCTTGGTTCCATCGCCGCGGCAGTCTGCTTCACCGTCAGCGCGCTCGCGCACGTCGACGCGCTCATCTGGCTCGGGGTCGCGCTGCACGGCATCTCCGTGCTGGGCGCGAACGTCGTCATCAACGCGTCGGTCATCAAGGTCGCGGGCCGGCGTCGCCTCGGCCTCGCGACGGGCGTCACATCCACGGGACTCTACGCGGGCTTCGCGACGGGGCCGGTCCTGGCCGGTGCGGTCATCGATTCGGATGTGGGGTTCACCGGCGGCTGGGCCGTCATCGGCGCCGCCTACGTCGTGTGCCTTGGCGTCGCTCTCGTCTTCTCTCGAATGACGCGGCACCTGCGTCCGCCCCGCCGCCGCTGA
- a CDS encoding thiamine pyrophosphate-binding protein produces MSTPRTTVADAIGRTLATLGVQHAFGVVGSGNFTVTNALVENGVPFTAARHEMGAACMADAYARMSDTVSVLSLHQGCGLTNALTGIAEAAKSHTPMVVLTGDTAIGDRISNFDIDQDASAAALGAIPMRVDRAEDAVRTTARAYRVALHERATVVLSLPVDVQELTAPADEVAIPEAAPRPRLAPESVEAAVELLAGAQRPLIVAGRGGRAAGPQLRALAEAAGALLTTSATARGLFVDDDWALDIMGGFSTEPAADLIRDADVIVVFGAALTTWTTRGGDLVSRATVVQVDDRPEAFGLHRPVDLAVLGDAAAVAEAMTSGLRDRGAFATSEHPRYRTAETGKRVRAARYWSEQPHTPERTVGFIDPVELINEVDRLLPLERVVATDGGNVNCFAGAHLRVPDEHGYCLPFAFQSIGLGLASAIGAAIAQPDRLPVLGTGDGSLLMTGVELETAVRLGLGMVIVVFNDAAYGAEVHLFADQTDRHGIVRFPDTDIAAIARGYGCEGATVRSLDDLGPLHAWLAGPRDRPIVLDAKITGAKSWMMARGH; encoded by the coding sequence ATGTCCACGCCCCGCACTACCGTCGCCGATGCCATCGGCCGCACGCTCGCCACGCTCGGCGTGCAACACGCCTTCGGCGTGGTGGGCAGCGGGAATTTCACCGTCACGAACGCGCTCGTCGAGAACGGCGTCCCGTTCACCGCCGCCCGGCACGAGATGGGCGCCGCGTGCATGGCCGACGCCTACGCGCGGATGAGCGACACCGTCTCGGTGCTCAGCCTGCACCAGGGGTGCGGCCTGACGAACGCGCTCACCGGCATCGCCGAGGCGGCCAAGAGCCACACGCCCATGGTGGTGCTCACGGGCGACACCGCGATCGGCGACCGGATCTCGAACTTCGACATCGACCAGGACGCGTCAGCCGCGGCGCTCGGCGCGATCCCGATGCGGGTCGACCGTGCCGAGGATGCCGTGCGGACGACGGCGCGCGCCTACCGCGTGGCGCTCCACGAGCGCGCGACCGTCGTGCTGTCGCTGCCCGTCGACGTGCAGGAGCTCACGGCTCCCGCCGACGAGGTCGCCATTCCCGAGGCGGCGCCCCGTCCCCGGCTCGCGCCGGAGTCGGTCGAGGCTGCCGTGGAACTGCTGGCGGGCGCGCAGCGACCGCTCATCGTCGCCGGCCGCGGTGGCCGTGCGGCCGGCCCCCAGCTGCGCGCCCTCGCCGAGGCCGCAGGTGCGCTGCTCACGACGTCGGCCACGGCGCGCGGCCTGTTCGTGGACGACGACTGGGCGCTCGACATCATGGGCGGATTCTCGACCGAGCCGGCGGCCGACCTCATCCGCGACGCCGACGTCATCGTGGTCTTCGGCGCCGCGCTCACCACCTGGACCACCCGTGGTGGCGATCTCGTCTCGCGGGCAACCGTCGTGCAAGTCGATGATCGCCCCGAGGCATTCGGCCTGCACCGCCCCGTCGACCTCGCGGTGCTCGGCGACGCTGCCGCGGTCGCCGAGGCCATGACGAGCGGGCTGCGCGACCGCGGCGCCTTCGCGACCTCCGAGCATCCGCGCTACCGCACCGCCGAAACCGGAAAGCGCGTACGCGCCGCGAGGTACTGGAGCGAGCAGCCCCACACCCCCGAGCGGACTGTCGGCTTCATCGACCCGGTCGAGCTCATCAACGAGGTCGACCGCCTGCTGCCGCTCGAACGGGTCGTGGCGACCGACGGCGGCAACGTCAACTGCTTCGCGGGCGCGCACCTGCGCGTGCCGGACGAGCACGGCTATTGCCTGCCGTTCGCGTTCCAATCGATCGGCCTCGGGCTCGCAAGCGCGATCGGCGCGGCGATCGCGCAGCCGGACCGACTGCCGGTGCTCGGCACGGGCGACGGGTCGCTCCTCATGACCGGCGTCGAACTCGAAACCGCCGTGCGGCTCGGGCTCGGCATGGTGATCGTCGTGTTCAATGACGCCGCGTACGGCGCCGAGGTGCACCTCTTCGCAGACCAAACCGACCGGCACGGCATCGTGCGCTTTCCCGACACCGACATCGCCGCCATCGCGCGCGGATACGGATGCGAGGGCGCGACCGTGCGCAGCCTTGACGATCTCGGCCCGTTGCACGCGTGGCTCGCCGGCCCGCGCGACCGTCCGATCGTGCTCGACGCGAAGATCACGGGCGCCAAGTCCTGGATGATGGCGCGCGGCCACTGA
- a CDS encoding OFA family MFS transporter yields MSVTTVKRSTALQSITAGPGFNRWLIPPAALAVHLCIGQAYATSVYKSSLIDHFQASQTAIGVIFSIAIVMLGLSAAVFGTWVDRFGPRRAMIVAAICWAVGFFVGALGIATGQLWLVYLGYGGIGGIGLGIGYISPVSTLIKWFPDRPGLATGLAIMGFGGGAMIASPLSSWLLGAFDPAFATNDGVATGDAVMKLFLTLGAIYLVVMLFGAWIVRVPAPGWAPKGFDPAALKAKPLVTTSHTSANSALRTPQFWLLWVALFCNVTAGIGVLEQAAPMIQDFFRDSPFAVSATAAAGFVGLLSLCNMGGRFVWSSVSDFIGRKNMYLVYLAGGVGLYLLLAFTGSSTVVVFILVTAVIISFYGGGFATAPAYLRDLFGTYQVGAIHGRLLTAWSAAGIAGPLIVNGVLDTRGEPGTLHAGDYRPALLLMVGILVVGLIANLLIRAVASKHHADPEVVRAATGVGSGSAISGASGDGPDAVGAGASGVATATGAAAKPRVPPIVAWIIVGVPLAYGVVQTFINALKLFE; encoded by the coding sequence GTGTCCGTCACCACCGTGAAGCGCTCAACCGCCCTGCAATCGATCACCGCGGGCCCCGGATTCAACCGGTGGCTCATCCCGCCCGCCGCGCTCGCCGTGCACCTCTGCATCGGCCAGGCGTACGCCACAAGCGTCTACAAGAGCTCGCTCATCGACCACTTCCAGGCCAGCCAGACCGCAATCGGGGTCATCTTCTCGATCGCCATCGTCATGCTCGGGCTGTCGGCCGCCGTGTTCGGCACCTGGGTCGACCGCTTCGGCCCGCGCCGCGCCATGATCGTCGCGGCGATCTGCTGGGCCGTCGGCTTCTTCGTGGGAGCGCTCGGCATCGCGACCGGCCAGCTCTGGCTCGTGTACCTCGGCTACGGGGGCATCGGGGGCATCGGTCTCGGCATCGGCTACATCTCACCGGTCTCCACGCTCATCAAGTGGTTCCCCGATCGGCCGGGCCTCGCGACCGGACTCGCGATCATGGGCTTCGGCGGCGGCGCGATGATCGCGAGCCCGCTGTCGTCGTGGCTGCTCGGCGCGTTCGACCCGGCGTTCGCGACGAACGACGGGGTCGCGACGGGCGACGCGGTCATGAAGCTCTTCCTCACGCTCGGCGCCATCTACCTCGTCGTCATGCTGTTCGGTGCGTGGATCGTGCGCGTGCCCGCGCCCGGCTGGGCTCCGAAGGGCTTCGACCCGGCGGCACTCAAGGCGAAGCCGCTCGTGACCACGTCGCACACGTCGGCGAACAGCGCTCTCCGCACGCCGCAGTTCTGGCTGCTGTGGGTGGCGCTGTTCTGCAACGTGACCGCGGGCATCGGCGTCCTCGAGCAGGCGGCGCCGATGATCCAGGACTTCTTCCGCGACAGCCCGTTCGCCGTGTCGGCGACGGCGGCCGCCGGCTTCGTCGGCCTGCTGAGCCTGTGCAACATGGGCGGGCGATTCGTCTGGTCGAGCGTCTCCGACTTCATCGGTCGCAAGAACATGTACCTCGTGTACCTCGCCGGCGGCGTCGGGCTCTACCTGCTGCTCGCGTTCACGGGGTCGTCCACGGTGGTCGTCTTCATCCTGGTGACGGCCGTGATCATCAGTTTCTACGGCGGCGGATTCGCGACCGCGCCCGCCTACCTGCGCGACCTGTTCGGCACTTACCAGGTCGGCGCGATCCACGGGCGCCTGCTCACCGCCTGGTCGGCGGCGGGCATCGCGGGACCGCTCATCGTGAACGGCGTGCTCGACACGCGCGGCGAGCCCGGCACCCTGCACGCCGGCGACTACCGGCCGGCACTGCTCCTGATGGTCGGCATCCTCGTCGTCGGACTCATCGCCAACCTGCTGATCCGGGCGGTGGCGTCGAAGCACCACGCCGATCCCGAGGTCGTGCGGGCGGCGACCGGGGTGGGCTCGGGGTCGGCGATTTCCGGGGCGTCCGGCGATGGCCCGGATGCCGTGGGCGCGGGAGCGTCGGGTGTCGCGACCGCGACCGGTGCGGCCGCGAAGCCGCGGGTGCCGCCGATCGTCGCATGGATCATCGTCGGCGTCCCTCTCGCCTACGGCGTCGTGCAGACATTCATCAACGCGCTGAAGCTGTTCGAGTAA
- a CDS encoding ABC transporter permease has translation MTIDRDPKTSIVGLKQRPSNRPGLPGWLRKLGVSALVLVVFLVVWEIAGRLLGSPFFPPFSSIVTRFFDLWFSGPASSLFLTDRVGSDLVPSLGRLFSGWALGAALGVLFGLLIGRYRTFGYFVEPFVHFARAIPPPALLPIFFILLGIDNTMMVSLIAFAVVWPVLLNTIDGVRAVESLHIDTASVFEFGRMKVFFSIMLPSAAPKIFAGLRVSLAIALIVMVVAEMTSSSGLGYNVVNAQRTYNFLDMWAGILVLGILGYVLNTVLALVENRVTRWHKGSREGLS, from the coding sequence ATGACAATCGATCGTGATCCGAAGACGAGCATCGTCGGCCTCAAGCAGCGCCCATCGAACCGGCCCGGCCTGCCCGGGTGGCTCAGAAAGCTCGGCGTCTCGGCGCTCGTGCTGGTCGTCTTCCTGGTCGTCTGGGAGATCGCCGGGCGCCTGCTCGGTTCGCCCTTCTTCCCGCCGTTCTCCTCCATCGTCACCCGGTTCTTCGACCTGTGGTTCTCGGGGCCTGCGTCGAGCCTCTTCCTCACCGATCGCGTGGGGAGCGACCTCGTTCCGAGCCTCGGGCGCCTGTTCTCCGGCTGGGCGCTCGGCGCCGCCCTCGGCGTCCTCTTCGGACTGCTGATCGGCAGGTACCGGACCTTCGGCTACTTCGTCGAGCCGTTCGTCCACTTCGCCCGCGCGATTCCGCCTCCCGCGTTGCTGCCGATCTTCTTCATTTTGCTCGGCATCGACAACACGATGATGGTCTCGCTCATCGCGTTCGCCGTCGTGTGGCCGGTGCTGCTCAACACGATCGACGGGGTGCGGGCGGTCGAATCGCTCCACATCGACACGGCGAGCGTGTTCGAGTTCGGCCGCATGAAGGTCTTCTTCAGCATCATGCTGCCGAGCGCGGCGCCGAAGATCTTCGCCGGATTGCGCGTCAGCCTCGCCATCGCCCTCATCGTCATGGTCGTCGCCGAGATGACCTCGTCGTCGGGGCTCGGCTACAACGTCGTCAATGCCCAGCGCACGTACAACTTCCTCGACATGTGGGCCGGCATCCTCGTGCTCGGCATCCTCGGGTACGTGCTCAACACCGTCCTCGCGCTCGTCGAGAACCGGGTCACGCGCTGGCACAAGGGTTCTAGGGAAGGCCTGTCATGA
- a CDS encoding ABC transporter permease, translating into MTAPPASAQAPAPTQPTQRRTGLSERTKSILFGAIGVVVLFLVAEIVSRSGIVSEFFLPPTSVVLGTTLSLLVDPQFLFAVLSTLQAWAIGLAICTIASVALGLLLGSSDIAYTGSRTLIEFLRPIPSVALIPVAMVMLGNGLEMKVGLIIYSAAWPILFNTIYGMHDVDPVAKLTSQSFGRGRLSTMLNVSLPSALPFIFTGIRVSASVALIVAVSAEFFGGASEGLGRWLLEASSTGNRPDLVYAGTIISGLLGLAINALLALIERRFLAWQPALRQTGN; encoded by the coding sequence ATGACCGCACCTCCAGCATCCGCCCAGGCCCCGGCGCCAACGCAGCCGACACAGCGCCGCACCGGCCTCTCCGAACGCACGAAGTCCATCCTGTTCGGCGCCATCGGCGTCGTCGTACTCTTCCTCGTCGCCGAGATCGTGTCGCGCAGCGGTATCGTCAGCGAGTTCTTCCTGCCGCCCACTTCCGTCGTGCTCGGCACGACACTCAGCCTCCTCGTCGACCCGCAGTTCCTGTTCGCCGTGCTCTCCACGCTGCAGGCATGGGCCATCGGACTGGCGATCTGCACCATCGCGAGCGTGGCCCTCGGTCTCCTGCTCGGTTCGTCCGACATCGCCTACACGGGCAGCCGCACGCTCATCGAGTTCCTGCGGCCGATCCCGTCGGTCGCGCTCATCCCCGTCGCGATGGTGATGCTTGGCAACGGGCTCGAGATGAAGGTGGGGCTCATCATTTATTCGGCCGCCTGGCCCATCCTGTTCAACACCATCTACGGGATGCACGATGTCGACCCGGTCGCCAAGCTCACGTCGCAGAGCTTCGGCCGCGGCCGACTCTCGACGATGCTGAATGTCTCGTTGCCGAGCGCCCTGCCGTTCATCTTCACGGGCATCCGCGTTTCGGCCTCGGTCGCGCTCATCGTCGCGGTCAGCGCCGAGTTCTTCGGCGGGGCTTCTGAGGGGCTCGGGCGCTGGCTGCTCGAGGCGAGCTCGACCGGCAACCGGCCTGACCTCGTCTACGCGGGCACGATCATCTCGGGCCTCCTCGGCCTCGCGATCAACGCGCTGCTGGCGCTCATCGAGCGGCGATTCCTCGCCTGGCAACCGGCGCTCCGGCAGACGGGCAACTAG
- a CDS encoding alpha-hydroxy acid oxidase, producing MTTMDAAGTGAPASADAPGTEAGGGHDTPPSLSGPAAAPEDASSALQVDRSQLGRRRVPSVREALSMVRFERVGRTPAERMARAHDIDDLRARARAATPRPIFDFVDGGAGDEGAVHRNRAAFDALQLVPRVLRDVSTIDTSTTLLGRRVAAPIVFAPIGLARAAHPLGEIGLARAAARYGLPTVLSTMASVSPEQLARQVPEADRWMQLYLWRDRDASRAVVRRAADAGFRALMLTLDVPVAGNRLRDVRNGLGFPPSMPLRSALRVAAKPAWAWRTLTHEPIRYALTETGGGDFVTQTDRTLDPSATFAELEWLREVWPGPLLVKGVLDSRDARRLVDAGVDGLVVSNHGGRQLEQAVATAHALPRVREAAGDDTLVLVDGGIRSGAHVAAALALGADAVLVGRPAMYGLMAGGQAGVDRAAELLTSGLTRTMALLGAARVAELEPGMIAN from the coding sequence ATGACGACGATGGATGCCGCAGGTACCGGGGCACCGGCGTCAGCCGATGCCCCAGGCACCGAAGCGGGTGGCGGGCACGACACCCCGCCGTCGCTGAGCGGCCCGGCCGCCGCCCCGGAGGACGCGTCGTCCGCGCTGCAGGTCGACCGCTCGCAACTCGGCCGCCGCCGCGTGCCGTCGGTGCGCGAGGCGCTCTCGATGGTCCGGTTCGAGCGGGTCGGGCGCACGCCCGCCGAGCGGATGGCGCGGGCGCACGACATCGACGACCTCCGCGCGCGGGCACGCGCGGCCACACCGCGCCCGATCTTCGACTTCGTCGACGGAGGCGCCGGCGACGAGGGCGCCGTGCACCGCAACCGCGCCGCCTTCGACGCGCTGCAGCTGGTGCCCCGAGTCCTGCGCGACGTCTCGACGATCGATACGTCGACGACGCTGCTCGGCCGCCGCGTCGCCGCACCCATCGTCTTCGCGCCGATCGGGCTCGCACGAGCCGCGCATCCGCTCGGCGAGATCGGGCTCGCGCGCGCCGCCGCCCGGTACGGCCTGCCCACCGTGCTGTCGACGATGGCGTCGGTCTCGCCGGAACAGCTCGCGCGCCAGGTTCCCGAGGCCGACCGCTGGATGCAGCTCTACCTGTGGCGTGACCGCGACGCCTCGCGGGCGGTCGTGCGACGCGCCGCCGACGCGGGGTTCCGCGCCCTCATGCTCACGCTCGACGTGCCCGTCGCCGGAAACCGGCTCCGGGACGTGCGCAACGGCCTCGGTTTCCCGCCGAGCATGCCGCTGCGCTCCGCGCTCCGCGTCGCGGCGAAGCCGGCGTGGGCGTGGCGCACCCTGACGCACGAGCCCATCCGCTACGCCCTGACCGAGACGGGCGGAGGCGACTTCGTGACCCAGACCGACCGCACCCTCGACCCTTCCGCGACCTTCGCCGAACTCGAGTGGCTGCGCGAGGTCTGGCCCGGTCCGCTGCTCGTCAAGGGCGTGCTCGACTCCCGCGACGCCCGCCGGCTCGTCGACGCCGGCGTCGACGGCCTCGTCGTGTCGAATCACGGGGGTCGCCAGCTCGAGCAGGCCGTGGCGACCGCCCATGCGTTGCCGCGCGTGCGCGAGGCAGCCGGCGACGACACCCTCGTGCTCGTCGACGGGGGCATCCGCAGTGGCGCCCACGTCGCGGCCGCGCTCGCGCTGGGCGCCGACGCCGTGCTCGTCGGACGCCCCGCAATGTACGGGCTCATGGCGGGAGGACAGGCGGGCGTCGATCGCGCCGCCGAGCTCCTGACATCCGGCCTGACTCGCACGATGGCCCTGCTCGGCGCCGCCCGCGTCGCCGAGCTCGAGCCCGGCATGATCGCGAACTGA
- a CDS encoding ketopantoate reductase family protein — translation MTKKKTADRNPAAALPQHIAVIGAGAMGTLFAARIAEQGIGVTLVDIDRRRLDAIAGHGIALTDDAGTRTVAVGTASADQLGPGVQLAIVFTKSMHTRAAAASIAHLAACGTTVLTLQNGLGNAESIATAFPPTQILKGMAALPADLAGVTEVRTHGSAHVVLGPFQASPVSDDAAASAVALLSGAGFDAELATTADVDVAVWEKVAFNAALNTIAAVTGRTNGGMDNEPGRAIAAAIVDEVAATAMATGIAVDAPRIHVTVIDALVQHRHHEPSMLQDVAAGRPTEIEAIAGAVIERAEAVGVDVPVTRTLANLVRLVETPRT, via the coding sequence ATGACGAAAAAGAAGACGGCCGACCGCAACCCCGCGGCAGCCCTGCCGCAACACATCGCCGTCATCGGCGCGGGCGCCATGGGCACCCTCTTCGCGGCACGCATCGCCGAGCAGGGCATCGGCGTCACCCTCGTCGACATCGACCGCCGGCGCCTCGACGCGATCGCCGGGCACGGCATCGCCCTCACCGATGACGCCGGGACGCGCACAGTCGCGGTCGGAACGGCCTCGGCGGACCAGCTGGGACCCGGCGTGCAGCTCGCCATCGTCTTCACGAAGAGCATGCACACGCGCGCCGCCGCGGCATCGATCGCGCACCTCGCGGCATGCGGCACGACCGTGCTCACGCTGCAGAACGGGCTCGGCAACGCCGAGTCGATCGCGACCGCCTTCCCGCCGACGCAGATTCTCAAGGGCATGGCAGCCCTGCCTGCGGACCTCGCCGGCGTCACCGAGGTGCGCACCCACGGCTCGGCGCACGTCGTTCTCGGCCCGTTCCAGGCGTCGCCGGTGAGCGACGATGCCGCCGCATCGGCGGTGGCGCTGCTCTCGGGCGCCGGCTTCGACGCCGAGCTCGCCACGACCGCCGACGTCGACGTCGCCGTGTGGGAGAAGGTCGCCTTCAACGCCGCGCTCAACACGATCGCCGCCGTCACCGGCCGCACCAACGGCGGGATGGACAACGAGCCGGGGCGGGCGATCGCCGCCGCAATCGTCGATGAGGTGGCCGCCACGGCCATGGCGACCGGCATCGCCGTCGACGCCCCGCGCATCCACGTCACCGTCATCGACGCGCTCGTTCAGCACCGCCACCACGAGCCCTCGATGCTGCAGGACGTGGCGGCGGGCCGCCCGACCGAGATCGAGGCGATCGCCGGCGCGGTCATCGAGCGCGCCGAGGCAGTCGGCGTCGACGTACCCGTCACGCGCACGCTTGCGAACCTCGTGCGCCTCGTCGAAACGCCGCGGACCTGA
- a CDS encoding ABC transporter ATP-binding protein has protein sequence MTTTETPSTDLLTIEGLGHTYGGATPFTAVGHLDFTVPQGAFVSIVGPSGCGKTTMLRCISGLMRPTQGTVALEGAPVTGVPRDLALVFQDYSRSLFPWRTVSGNISFVLDKNTLSSEERKERIAEVLNAVGLDGAGGKYPWQLSGGMQQRVAIARALAYRPKILLMDEPFASVDAQTRAELEDLMLRVRDQFGMTILFVTHDIDESVYLADQVLVLSKSPSTIVAKIDIDLPRPRDQVSTRELEQFVHLRSDIARMIREQSQLKKAA, from the coding sequence ATGACCACCACCGAAACGCCGTCAACCGACCTCCTGACGATCGAGGGCCTCGGCCACACGTACGGGGGCGCGACCCCGTTCACCGCGGTCGGCCACCTCGACTTCACGGTGCCCCAGGGCGCGTTCGTGTCGATCGTCGGCCCGTCGGGCTGCGGCAAGACCACCATGCTGCGATGCATCTCGGGCCTCATGCGGCCCACGCAGGGCACGGTCGCGCTTGAGGGCGCGCCCGTCACCGGCGTGCCGCGCGACCTCGCCCTCGTGTTCCAGGACTACAGCCGATCGCTCTTCCCGTGGCGCACGGTGAGCGGCAACATCTCGTTCGTGCTCGACAAGAACACCCTCTCGTCTGAGGAGCGCAAGGAACGCATCGCCGAGGTGCTGAACGCCGTCGGCCTCGATGGTGCGGGCGGCAAGTACCCGTGGCAGTTGTCGGGCGGAATGCAGCAGCGCGTGGCGATCGCACGGGCCCTCGCCTACCGGCCGAAGATCCTGCTCATGGACGAGCCGTTCGCCTCCGTCGACGCGCAGACGCGCGCCGAGCTCGAGGACCTCATGCTGCGGGTGCGAGACCAGTTCGGCATGACGATCCTGTTCGTCACGCACGACATCGACGAGAGCGTGTACCTCGCCGACCAGGTGCTCGTGCTCTCGAAGTCGCCGTCGACGATCGTCGCCAAGATCGACATCGACCTGCCGCGGCCCCGCGATCAGGTCTCGACGCGCGAGCTTGAGCAGTTCGTGCACCTGCGCAGCGACATCGCGCGCATGATTCGGGAGCAGTCGCAGCTGAAGAAGGCGGCGTAG